A genomic region of Primulina huaijiensis isolate GDHJ02 unplaced genomic scaffold, ASM1229523v2 scaffold42415, whole genome shotgun sequence contains the following coding sequences:
- the LOC140969633 gene encoding uncharacterized protein, giving the protein MGGVPSTPRLGGGARPQETAEYLIGEFVGEKSFPLTSDYWQKLLELPLDLRWQSDRVRQACHLLATNNSTTRHLAKILIHLAWCLQECISSSGVPTTAFSKAINALFISSVFLKFLIENANSENFKELFLSLDETEPIPNHFSKGVDVTNLMMYSVLRFVGKVDVSPETYILHHDALNFLLTAMSTQLLSGPSPGPSDVNPFIDAAMVQETSMVNLVVRKLLLNYITFPRFPGTSSSYTMFSERNQLGVLRRVGSAAAHLMLLPLNFLVGSTGEASRKPLAECSLNVLLVLVHYRKFISMDYVVDKTDNSSSEHLRKEELNFSENPFCKAVESVRDIQFDRNDVEGNAHGGLNVRLPFASLFDVLCMCLADETSVLLLYSLVQGNSDFLEYVLVRTDLDTLLMPMLETLYNAPRRSSNHIYMVLIIFLILSQDSSFNASIHKLMLPNVPWYQERILHQTSLGSLMVIILIRTVKYNLSKLRDVYLHTNCLATLANMAPHVHRLSAYASQRLVSLFYMLSRKYNKLAEIKNDKMNVADDDLSGDTVAEDPSAELHIYTDFLRLVLEILNAILTYALPRNPEVIYAIMHRQEVFLPFKNHPRFNELLENIYTVLDFFNSRIDAQQRDGEWSVEKVLQIIVNNCRSWRGEGMKMFTQLRFTYEQESHPEEFFIPYVWQLVLSKSDFTFNPSCINLFSVDQPVEEMFDEQDTEKFENGEAKELAFEDKTPV; this is encoded by the exons ATGGGCGGAGTGCCATCGACGCCGCGACTGGGTGGCGGAGCTCGCCCGCAGGAGACGGCGGAGTACTTAATTGGCGAGTTTGTTGGTGAAAAATCATTTCCTCTCACCTCTGATTACTGGCAGAAGCTTCTGGAGCTGCCGCTCGATCTTCGCTGGCAATCGGATCGCGTTAGGCAAGCATGTCACCTCTTGG CGACGAACAATTCCACAACCAGGCACCTTGCAAAGATTTTGATTCATCTAGCATGGTGCTTGCAAGAGTGCATTTCTTCTTCTGGTGTGCCGACTACAGCCTTCTCGAAAGCTATTAATGCATTGTTTATATCATCTGTGTTTTTGAAGTTCCTGATCGAGAATGCTAATAGCGAGAACTTCAAAGAACTATTCCTTTCGCTGGATGAAACTGAGCCCATACCAAATCATTTCTCGAAAGGTGTAGATGTTACAAACCTTATGATGTACAGTGTGCTGCGCTTTGTTGGAAAAGTTGATGTTAG CCCTGAAACCTACATTCTTCATCATGATGCGCTTAACTTCTTGCTGACGGCAATGTCAACACAGCTTCTTTCTGGGCCATCACCAGGACCAAGTGATGTTAACCCTTTTATCGATGCAGCCATGGTTCAG GAAACTTCCATGGTTAATTTGGTAGTGCGGAAGTTATTGCTCAATTACATCACATTCCCTCGGTTTCCTGGAACTAGTTCGTCTTATACCATGTTTTCCGAAAGAAATCAACTTGGTGTTCTTAGGAGAGTTGGTTCTGCTGCTG CTCACTTGATGCTGTTACCATTGAATTTCTTAGTTGGCTCAACTGGTGAAGCTTCTAGAAAGCCTTTGGCGGAATGCAGCCTTAATGTCTTACTTGTTCTTGTTCATTATCGTAAATTTATTTCTATGGATTATGTGGTGGATAAAACTGATAACAGCAGTTCAGAGCATCTGCGAAAAGAAGAGctgaatttttcagaaaaccCTTTCTGCAAAGCTGTTGAAAGTGTCAGGGATATCCAAT TCGATCGTAATGATGTTGAGGGTAATGCACACGGTGGTCTGAACGTGAGACTTCCTTTTGCTTCGCTTTTTGATGTACTTTGCAT GTGTTTGGCTGACGAAACCTCTGTCCTGTTGCTTTACTCACTGGTCCAGGGAAATTCAGATTTTTTGGAGTATGTTTTGGTGCGAACAGATCTAGATACACTG TTGATGCCCATGCTGGAAACACTATATAATGCTCCAAGAAGATCATCCAATCATATTTATATGGTGCTAATCATTTTTCTTATACTGAGTCAAGATTCCTCATTCAATGCCAGCATCCACAAACTT ATGCTTCCTAATGTTCCATGGTATCAAGAGCGTATCCTCCATCAAACTTCTCTTGGTTCCCTGATGGTCATAATATTAATTAGGACTGTGAAATACAATCTCTCGAAGCTACGG GATGTCTATCTTCATACAAATTGTCTTGCAACTTTGGCTAATATGGCACCACATGTTCATCGCCTGAGTGCATACGCATCACAGCGATTGGTTAGCCTCTTTTACATGCTTTCACGGAA GTATAATAAATTAGCAGAgataaaaaatgacaaaatgaatgtagcAGATGATGATCTGAGTGGAGACACCGTTGCAGAAGATCCA TCTGCAGAACTTCATATATATACTGACTTCCTGAGACTTGTGCTGGAGATACTAAATGCAATCCTAACTTATGCATTACCTAGGAATCCTGAG GTTATTTATGCAATTATGCACAGGCAGGAGGTTTTCCTACCTTTCAAGAATCATCCACGTTTTAATGAACTGTTGGAAAACATATATACT GTTTTAGATTTCTTCAACAGCCGAATTGATGCACAGCAAAGGGATGGTGAATGGTCAGTTGAGAAAGTGCTTCAAATCATAGTTAACAACTGCCGATCATGGAGAGGTGAAGGCATGAAG ATGTTCACGCAACTACGATTCACCTATGAACAAGAGAGTCATCCTGAGGAATTTTTCATTCCGTATGTGTGGCAGCTGGTATTGTCCAAGAG TGATTTTACTTTTAATCCAAGCTGCATCAATCTATTCTCGGTCGACCAACCTGTAGAA GAAATGTTCGACGAACAAGACACGGAGAAGTTTGAAAATGGTGAGGCAAAAGAACTTGCGTTTGAAGATAAGACACCAGTATAA